CCTACCGTTAAAGTAGCATTGCTGAACGTTTCCTTCACATCATCCTGCGAATATCGCTGGAGGGAATGCATTCCGAACAATACCGTCACAATGATGATAGTCACGACAATTAATCGATTTTTCATGTAGGATTCTGCCTTTCTCTTGCAAGTTAGTCCGCGATTAGCTGCGTTACCTAACTCTAGTATGAGAAGGGATTCCTGCTTCTATTCATCATTGCCAATTGCTTAAGCCTGACGCGGATCAGGAAGGAATGCGGCTGGACTGATATTGTTCCATCGACATCAAGACCTCCCGCGGTTTGCTGCCCTCATAAGGACCCACGATCCCCCGCGCTTCCATCTGGTCCACAAGCCTTGCCGCACGGGTGTAACCAACCCGCATCCGCCTCTGAAGAAGGGATACGGATGCCTGCTTCGCTTCAAGAACGATCTGCACGGCTTGATCATACAGTTCATCCAGAACCTCTTCCGGATCTGCCGATTCTTCCTCTACTTCAGGTACAAGGTCCTCCTTGTATTCCGCTTCGGCCTGGCCTCTTGCGTAATCGACAAGCGCCTCGACTTCCTGATCGGACAAGAAGGCACCTTGGACGCGAATAGGCTTGGACATGCCGACCGGCAGATAAAGCATATCCCCTCTGCCCAGCAGCTTCTCTGCGCCAACCATATCCAATATGGTACGGGAATCGACCTGAGAAGATACGCCAAAGGCAATCCTGGAAGGGATATTCGCTTTAATAACCCCCGTAATAACGTCTACCGACGGACGCTGCGTCGCGATAATGAGATGGATGCCCGCCGCACGAGCCATTTGGGCAAGCCTTGCTATGGAATCCTCAACGTCGTTAGAGGCGACCATCATCAAATCCGCTAGCTCGTCGACAATAACGACGATATAGGGAAGTACGGCTTTGGGATTCTCGGCCATTAAGGCGTTGTAGCCTTCAATGTTGCGCGTGCTCGATTTGGAGAACAGCTCATACCGTTTCTCCATCTCCACAACAATCTTTTTCAAGGCTAGTGCCGCGCGTCTTGGGTCGGTTACAACCGGTGCAAGCAAATGCGGAATGCCGTTATAAACATTTAATTCGACCATCTTAGGATCGACCATCAGAAACTTCACTTCATCCGGAGCAGCCTTGTACAATATACTGGTAATAATGCCGTTAATACACACTGATTTACCCGAACCAGTAGCTCCCGCTACCAGCAGATGGGGCATTCTCGCCAGGTTGCCAATAATCGGTTGTCCGGAAATATCCCGCCCAAAAGCGATCGACAGCTTGGACGGAGCATTTTGGAAGGTCGCGGTTTCCATTACCTCGCGCATAGTTACCATTGAGACTTCCATATTGGGAACCTCTATGCCGATGGCGGATTTACCCGGAATAGGCGCCTCCATCCGTATATCCTTTGCCGCTAACGCCAAAGCGATATCGTCTGTCAGGCTTACAATCCGGCTTACCTTCACGCCTGATGCAGGTTGAACCTCATAGCGCGTAACCGCAGGACCGCGTACTACATCAAGCACTTTAGCCTTAACGCCAAAGCTCTCTAATGTGGCTTCCAGCTTCCGCTTCGAATCCATGGCATCCGCACTGTCGCCGCCTCTTGCCATCAAGCTTGGCTTGGCAAGCAGGGAGAACGGCGGCAGCAAGTATGGCTTCTTAACCGGTGCATCCGATGCCGGTTGGTGGATACCCGTTGTAGCGGATTTATCCGTTTCCTCCGTAACTTCCTGTATGTCCTGACTGCCGTGAACTTCATTCACGACAGAAGATTCCGTTTCGTTCTGATCGTACTCTTCCGTATATCTCGCTGAATCTGCAGCAAAAGCCGCAGGTGCGGGTGCAGGGTAGTCCTCTTGTTCTTCGTCGTCGTATGTATCTGCACGCGGAACAATTCTTGTGATGACAGCAGGCTCCTCGTCTTCCTCATATTCGTTATGTACAGGAGAAGCGGAGGATGGGTTTCCACGAACTGGCTGCTGCTCCTCCCATGGAGGAAGCTCGTCCTCCTGCTGTTTATGGCTGGTACTGGCATCGCCTTCGCCATTTCGGTCCCACTGCTCGTCGTCATCCCATGCCTGGTCATTCGCCCAATGCGGCTTGGCGCCGTTGTCATGTCCTCCATCGTAATGCTCTTCGTTCATAGTCCAATCATCATGGGCATTTTGCTGTTCCTGCTGGCTGTTCTGCTCCTGATTTCTCCAGGAGAAGAAGAGGGATTTCTTGCGCCTTGGCGGCAGTGCCGGCGCGTAATCATCCTCATCGTCATCGTCGTCAATCGCATCGGATTGCACAAACACCGGCGGTTTGACGGCTTTGTTCGATTTGGATGCGCTCCGAAGCGCCGCTCCTTTCGACCATTTGGCGGCAAGCAGCTTGAACATCCGTATGCTCTTGTCCCGACCGATACGGGCAAGCTCTACATAGGATTTGCCCGTTAGCAGCATAATGGCGATGGCGTACATAACGCCTGCAATCAACTTGGAGCCAAAATAACCAAAAAGCGTGAACAGCATCGAATATTCCATGGCGCCGATATAGCCGCCGCTTATCGCCCGCTGGCTGATCGGCCTGTCATCGGCCCCGTCAAACGCCAGCAGCTCGTCCTTCATATCCTGGCCCAGCTGGTGGAGAATAGCTCCACCCGTCAGGTCGGAGCTCGGAAGCAGCTTGCGGTCGATTTCGGCTATGCTGCTGGATAACGCAAGAGCCAAAACAAACACAAGCAGGCCTGTCCGACGGTTTGTCCAACCGCGCGGCCAAGCCCTTTTGACCATGACGACCAGTCCGACGTAAATGCCGACCAGCGCCAATACAAAATAAAACTTGCCCAGGAACAAGCCAAATAGCTTGGACAAGGAGCGTCCAACCGTAGCCTCTCCTGATAAAGCAATAACCGATACCGTAATAAGCAAAATACCGTATACTTCATATTTTAATTGCGTTGTAATCGATTTTTTCTTTCGTCTTTTCTTAGCC
This region of Paenibacillus sp. JDR-2 genomic DNA includes:
- a CDS encoding FtsK/SpoIIIE family DNA translocase, translated to MAKKRRKKKSITTQLKYEVYGILLITVSVIALSGEATVGRSLSKLFGLFLGKFYFVLALVGIYVGLVVMVKRAWPRGWTNRRTGLLVFVLALALSSSIAEIDRKLLPSSDLTGGAILHQLGQDMKDELLAFDGADDRPISQRAISGGYIGAMEYSMLFTLFGYFGSKLIAGVMYAIAIMLLTGKSYVELARIGRDKSIRMFKLLAAKWSKGAALRSASKSNKAVKPPVFVQSDAIDDDDDEDDYAPALPPRRKKSLFFSWRNQEQNSQQEQQNAHDDWTMNEEHYDGGHDNGAKPHWANDQAWDDDEQWDRNGEGDASTSHKQQEDELPPWEEQQPVRGNPSSASPVHNEYEEDEEPAVITRIVPRADTYDDEEQEDYPAPAPAAFAADSARYTEEYDQNETESSVVNEVHGSQDIQEVTEETDKSATTGIHQPASDAPVKKPYLLPPFSLLAKPSLMARGGDSADAMDSKRKLEATLESFGVKAKVLDVVRGPAVTRYEVQPASGVKVSRIVSLTDDIALALAAKDIRMEAPIPGKSAIGIEVPNMEVSMVTMREVMETATFQNAPSKLSIAFGRDISGQPIIGNLARMPHLLVAGATGSGKSVCINGIITSILYKAAPDEVKFLMVDPKMVELNVYNGIPHLLAPVVTDPRRAALALKKIVVEMEKRYELFSKSSTRNIEGYNALMAENPKAVLPYIVVIVDELADLMMVASNDVEDSIARLAQMARAAGIHLIIATQRPSVDVITGVIKANIPSRIAFGVSSQVDSRTILDMVGAEKLLGRGDMLYLPVGMSKPIRVQGAFLSDQEVEALVDYARGQAEAEYKEDLVPEVEEESADPEEVLDELYDQAVQIVLEAKQASVSLLQRRMRVGYTRAARLVDQMEARGIVGPYEGSKPREVLMSMEQYQSSRIPS